A window of Macrotis lagotis isolate mMagLag1 chromosome X, bilby.v1.9.chrom.fasta, whole genome shotgun sequence contains these coding sequences:
- the SERPINB2 gene encoding plasminogen activator inhibitor 2 isoform X1 yields the protein MENVQSANTEFTLNFFKHMNQTNNNLNVFFCPWSISSTLAMIYMGAEGNTADQMAEVLQFNITGEDEVDIPQMISKDRDCGMMQLIQKKGYPLAIRKAQAGNNILSSYKALIAAINQSSEDYLLESANKLFGEKSSRFKEEYLSRCEEYFSAEPQPINFREDAIGARKEINSWVETQTKGKIPDLLPEGSLNNDTRLVLVNTVYFKGKWKTPFQNKAKRPQPFKVTLTERKPVEMMYLQAKLNLGYIKEMKAQILELPYSGDVSMFILLPDEIADSSTGLELLEREITYRKLNEWINKATMESSDIHVFLPKFKLEKNYELKSILQGMGMKDAFSVNQANFSGMTERNDLFLSQVFHQAAVEVNEEGTEAAAGTGAVMTGRTGHVGQQFVADHPFLFFIRHNKTNTILFFGRFCSP from the exons ATGGAGAACGTGCAGTCAGCAAACACAGAGTTTACCCTCAACTTTTTCAAGCATATGAATCAAACAAATAATAATCTGAATGTCTTCTTTTGTCCTTGGAGCATCTCATCTACCTTAGCCATGATCTATATGGGTGCTGAGGGTAATACAGCAGATCAGATGGCAGAG GTACTTCAGTTTAATATCACTGGAGAAGATGAAGTTGATATCCCTCAGATGATAAGTAAGGATAGAGATTGTGGAATGATGCAACTGATCCAGAAGAAAGGCTATCCTCTTGCTATTCGGAAG gcacAAGCCGGAAACAATATCCTCTCCTCCTATAAGGCTCTCATTGCTGCTATCAACCAATCTTCAGAAGATTATCTTCTTGAAAGTGCCAATAAGCTCTTTGGAGAAAAGTCCTCAAGGTTCAAGGAA GAATACCTGAGCCGTTGTGAAGAATATTTCTCTGCTGAACCACAACCTATCAACTTTAGAGAAGATGCAATTGGAGCTAGAAAGGAGATCAACTCCTGGGTGGAAACTCAAACAAAAG GTAAAATTCCAGATCTATTACCTGAGGGATCTTTGAATAATGACACCAGATTGGTCCTGGTAAATACTGTTTActtcaaaggaaaatggaaaactccatttCAGAACAAAGCAAAGAGACCACAGCCTTTCAAAGTGACATTG ACTGAGCGTAAACCTGTAGAGATGATGTACCTACAAGCTAAGTTGAACCTTGGCTACATAAAGGAGATGAAGGCTCAGATTCTGGAACTCCCATATTCTGGTGATGTCAGCATGTTCATCCTGCTTCCTGATGAAATTGCTGACTCTTCCACTGGGTTGGAATTG ctagaaagagaaataacctACAGAAAACTTAATGAGTGGATCAACAAAGCCACAATGGAAAGTAGTGACATTCATGTGTTTCTGCCCAAGTTCAAGCTGGAAAAGAATTATGAACTGAAGTCCATTCTGCAGGGCATGGGAATGAAAGATGCTTTTAGCGTAAACCAAGCCAATTTTTCAGGAATGACAGAGAGAAATGATCTCTTTCTGTCCCAAGTGTTTCACCAAGCTGCAGTAGAGGTCAATGAAGAGGGCACAGAAGCAGCTGCTGGCACTGGAGCTGTCATGACAGGGCGAACTGGTCATGTTGGACAGCAGTTTGTGGCAGAccatcctttccttttctttatcagGCACAACAAAACCAACACTATCCTTTTCTTTGGCAGATTCTGCTCCCCCTAA
- the SERPINB2 gene encoding plasminogen activator inhibitor 2 isoform X2, whose product MPKVQWVLEELCNEMARKIKPLETRRLVLVLQFNITGEDEVDIPQMISKDRDCGMMQLIQKKGYPLAIRKAQAGNNILSSYKALIAAINQSSEDYLLESANKLFGEKSSRFKEEYLSRCEEYFSAEPQPINFREDAIGARKEINSWVETQTKGKIPDLLPEGSLNNDTRLVLVNTVYFKGKWKTPFQNKAKRPQPFKVTLTERKPVEMMYLQAKLNLGYIKEMKAQILELPYSGDVSMFILLPDEIADSSTGLELLEREITYRKLNEWINKATMESSDIHVFLPKFKLEKNYELKSILQGMGMKDAFSVNQANFSGMTERNDLFLSQVFHQAAVEVNEEGTEAAAGTGAVMTGRTGHVGQQFVADHPFLFFIRHNKTNTILFFGRFCSP is encoded by the exons ATGCCAAAGGTTCAGTGGGTCCTGGAAGAGTTGTGTAATGAAATGGCCAGAAAGATCAAACCTCTAGAGACTAGACGACTGGTTTTG GTACTTCAGTTTAATATCACTGGAGAAGATGAAGTTGATATCCCTCAGATGATAAGTAAGGATAGAGATTGTGGAATGATGCAACTGATCCAGAAGAAAGGCTATCCTCTTGCTATTCGGAAG gcacAAGCCGGAAACAATATCCTCTCCTCCTATAAGGCTCTCATTGCTGCTATCAACCAATCTTCAGAAGATTATCTTCTTGAAAGTGCCAATAAGCTCTTTGGAGAAAAGTCCTCAAGGTTCAAGGAA GAATACCTGAGCCGTTGTGAAGAATATTTCTCTGCTGAACCACAACCTATCAACTTTAGAGAAGATGCAATTGGAGCTAGAAAGGAGATCAACTCCTGGGTGGAAACTCAAACAAAAG GTAAAATTCCAGATCTATTACCTGAGGGATCTTTGAATAATGACACCAGATTGGTCCTGGTAAATACTGTTTActtcaaaggaaaatggaaaactccatttCAGAACAAAGCAAAGAGACCACAGCCTTTCAAAGTGACATTG ACTGAGCGTAAACCTGTAGAGATGATGTACCTACAAGCTAAGTTGAACCTTGGCTACATAAAGGAGATGAAGGCTCAGATTCTGGAACTCCCATATTCTGGTGATGTCAGCATGTTCATCCTGCTTCCTGATGAAATTGCTGACTCTTCCACTGGGTTGGAATTG ctagaaagagaaataacctACAGAAAACTTAATGAGTGGATCAACAAAGCCACAATGGAAAGTAGTGACATTCATGTGTTTCTGCCCAAGTTCAAGCTGGAAAAGAATTATGAACTGAAGTCCATTCTGCAGGGCATGGGAATGAAAGATGCTTTTAGCGTAAACCAAGCCAATTTTTCAGGAATGACAGAGAGAAATGATCTCTTTCTGTCCCAAGTGTTTCACCAAGCTGCAGTAGAGGTCAATGAAGAGGGCACAGAAGCAGCTGCTGGCACTGGAGCTGTCATGACAGGGCGAACTGGTCATGTTGGACAGCAGTTTGTGGCAGAccatcctttccttttctttatcagGCACAACAAAACCAACACTATCCTTTTCTTTGGCAGATTCTGCTCCCCCTAA